The Erythrobacter insulae genome window below encodes:
- a CDS encoding 3'(2'),5'-bisphosphate nucleotidase CysQ translates to MTDAELASHLAEVAGRILIEVRDSGAFEGKALGKAGDATANEFLVHALKAQRPEDGLLSEEEKDDAERLKMERVWIIDPVDGTREYGEQRSDWAVHVGLSIGGVATIGAVALPGLDGGTVMRTDQIHELPKPASAPRFLVSRTRPAKEAVAVSEAMGGELVGMGSAGAKAMAVVRGDAEIYLHSGGQYEWDSCAPVAVAAAHGLHCSRIDGSPIRYNRADPYLPDLLICRPEYAERVLELVAGLDASD, encoded by the coding sequence ATGACCGACGCAGAACTTGCCTCCCATCTTGCCGAAGTGGCTGGCCGCATCCTGATCGAAGTGCGCGACAGCGGGGCTTTTGAAGGCAAGGCATTGGGTAAAGCGGGCGACGCGACCGCCAACGAATTCCTGGTCCATGCGTTGAAAGCGCAGCGTCCAGAAGACGGCCTGCTGTCCGAAGAGGAAAAGGACGATGCGGAGCGGCTCAAAATGGAGCGCGTGTGGATCATTGATCCAGTCGATGGCACCCGCGAATATGGCGAACAGCGCAGCGATTGGGCGGTCCATGTCGGCCTTTCAATTGGCGGCGTGGCGACCATTGGGGCGGTTGCTCTACCCGGCCTCGATGGCGGCACGGTGATGCGCACTGATCAAATACATGAACTGCCCAAACCGGCCTCTGCACCGCGTTTTCTGGTCAGCCGGACGCGTCCGGCGAAAGAAGCAGTCGCCGTTTCAGAAGCAATGGGCGGCGAATTGGTCGGCATGGGCAGTGCCGGTGCCAAAGCCATGGCAGTCGTGCGCGGCGATGCCGAGATTTACCTGCATTCAGGCGGCCAATACGAATGGGATAGCTGCGCCCCTGTAGCGGTTGCGGCAGCCCACGGGCTGCACTGCTCACGCATTGACGGTTCGCCGATCCGGTACAATCGGGCAGACCCCTATCTGCCGGACCTGCTGATTTGCCGGCCCGAATATGCAGAGCGCGTTCTGGAGCTGGTCGCGGGCCTCGATGCGTCCGATTAA
- the cysN gene encoding sulfate adenylyltransferase subunit CysN, giving the protein MTTRDSSFQVDSLIAEDIDAYLDQHQHKSLMRFITCGSVDDGKSTLIGRLLYDSKMIFEDQLAILESDSKKVGTQGEEIDFALLVDGLAAEREQGITIDVAYRFFTTEKRKFIVADTPGHEQYTRNMVTGASTADLAVILVDARKGVLVQTRRHSYLVHLLGIKHVVLAVNKMDLVDYDQATFDAIVDDYTAFAKEVGIEEFTAIPISGFKGDNITAKADGAPSSNTPWYSGPALINHLENVELANTAAQERSFRMPVQWVNRPNLDFRGFAGLIASGSIKPGDPVRIVPAGKTSTVKSIATFDGDLDEAVAGQSVTLTLNDEVDCSRGDVIAAAGDPPEASDQFEATIVWMDEAALKPGRGYWLKLGSQMVTATVQPPKHEVDVNSFEHLAAKTLELNSIGVAEIATDRPITFEPYESSRQLGGFILIDKFTNATVGAGMLHFSLRRAQNVHWQPTTITREDHGRMKNQTPRVLWFTGLSGSGKSTIANEVEKQLALMNRHTFLLDGDNVRHGLNKDLGFTETDRIENIRRIGEVAKLMTDAGLIVLTAFISPFRAERRLVREMIPEGEFIEVFVDTPLEVAEQRDVKGLYKKARSGQLKNFTGIDSPYEEPENAEITVNTVDMTPVEAAEYIIKQILPLK; this is encoded by the coding sequence ATGACCACTCGGGATTCCAGCTTTCAGGTCGACAGCCTCATTGCCGAGGACATCGATGCCTATCTGGACCAGCATCAGCATAAAAGCCTGATGCGGTTCATCACATGCGGCAGCGTGGATGATGGCAAATCAACCTTGATCGGACGGCTGCTGTACGATTCAAAGATGATCTTTGAAGACCAGTTGGCCATTTTGGAAAGCGACAGTAAAAAAGTCGGCACACAGGGCGAGGAGATTGATTTTGCCTTGCTGGTGGATGGCCTTGCGGCGGAACGCGAACAGGGCATCACAATCGATGTAGCCTACCGTTTCTTCACCACCGAAAAGCGTAAATTCATCGTCGCGGACACGCCCGGCCATGAACAATATACGCGCAATATGGTCACCGGCGCTTCGACCGCTGATCTTGCGGTTATCCTCGTGGATGCACGCAAAGGTGTGCTGGTTCAGACCCGCCGCCACAGCTATCTGGTCCATTTGCTTGGCATCAAACATGTCGTTCTGGCCGTGAACAAGATGGATCTGGTCGATTACGATCAGGCGACATTCGATGCCATCGTTGATGACTATACCGCCTTTGCCAAAGAGGTTGGGATCGAAGAATTCACAGCCATCCCGATTTCGGGGTTCAAGGGTGACAATATCACGGCAAAAGCTGATGGCGCGCCATCCAGCAACACTCCGTGGTATTCCGGACCGGCGCTGATCAATCATCTGGAAAATGTCGAACTTGCCAACACTGCGGCGCAAGAACGCTCTTTCAGGATGCCTGTGCAATGGGTGAACCGGCCCAATCTCGATTTCCGGGGCTTTGCCGGCCTGATCGCAAGCGGCTCTATCAAACCGGGAGATCCGGTGCGGATTGTTCCTGCTGGCAAAACCAGCACTGTTAAATCCATCGCGACGTTCGATGGCGATCTGGACGAGGCGGTTGCCGGGCAATCTGTCACCCTTACGCTGAATGACGAGGTCGATTGTAGCCGCGGCGATGTAATCGCGGCAGCAGGCGACCCGCCAGAGGCATCAGACCAGTTTGAAGCAACCATCGTCTGGATGGATGAAGCCGCGCTTAAGCCGGGGCGCGGATATTGGCTGAAACTCGGATCGCAGATGGTCACCGCCACGGTCCAGCCCCCAAAACACGAAGTCGACGTCAATTCATTCGAACATCTTGCGGCCAAAACGCTTGAGCTCAATTCAATCGGTGTCGCAGAGATCGCCACCGACCGCCCCATCACGTTTGAACCGTATGAATCCAGTCGCCAGCTCGGCGGCTTCATCCTGATCGACAAATTCACGAATGCGACGGTCGGTGCAGGGATGCTGCATTTCAGTCTCCGCCGCGCACAAAACGTGCATTGGCAGCCGACCACGATCACCCGTGAAGATCACGGCCGGATGAAGAACCAGACGCCGCGCGTGCTCTGGTTCACCGGACTATCCGGATCGGGCAAATCCACGATCGCGAATGAGGTCGAGAAACAGCTTGCGCTGATGAACCGCCACACATTCCTGCTGGACGGGGACAATGTGCGGCATGGCCTGAACAAGGATTTGGGCTTTACCGAGACCGATCGGATCGAGAATATCCGCCGCATCGGTGAAGTCGCCAAACTGATGACTGACGCCGGCCTCATCGTGCTTACCGCCTTTATCTCGCCCTTCCGTGCAGAGCGGCGGCTCGTTCGCGAAATGATCCCGGAAGGCGAGTTTATCGAAGTGTTCGTGGATACGCCTCTCGAAGTGGCGGAGCAGCGCGACGTGAAAGGCCTCTATAAAAAGGCACGCAGCGGTCAGCTGAAAAACTTCACCGGGATTGATAGTCCGTATGAAGAGCCGGAAAATGCTGAGATCACGGTCAACACCGTAGATATGACGCCGGTCGAAGCAGCCGAATATATCATCAAGCAAATTCTACCGCTGAAATGA
- the cysD gene encoding sulfate adenylyltransferase subunit CysD, protein MRSLTHLERLEAESIHIFREVVAEAENPVMLYSVGKDSSVMLHLARKAFYPSPPPFPMLHVASGWDFKDLLDHRDKTVKEYDLELIVAQNDEAEEQGINPFDTGSALYSQAQLTDPLKRALTEHKFDAAFGGGRRDEEKARAKERVFSFRTASHRWDPKNQRPELWNLYNSKKNKDESIRVFPISNWTELDIWQYIALEKIDIVPLYLSQKRPTVTRDGLILVVDDDRFRFEAGEEPVERSVRFRTLGCYPLTGATESEATDMSLIIQEMLLATGSERQGRAIDKGQSASMEDKKQEGYF, encoded by the coding sequence ATGCGTAGCTTAACTCATCTCGAACGGCTCGAAGCCGAAAGCATCCATATTTTCCGCGAGGTTGTCGCCGAAGCGGAAAACCCCGTCATGCTGTATTCGGTTGGCAAAGATTCTTCCGTGATGCTGCATCTGGCGCGCAAGGCGTTTTATCCTTCGCCGCCGCCGTTTCCGATGTTGCATGTGGCATCCGGATGGGACTTTAAGGACCTGCTCGATCACCGCGACAAGACGGTGAAGGAATACGATCTCGAATTGATTGTGGCTCAAAATGACGAAGCCGAAGAACAGGGTATCAATCCCTTTGACACCGGCAGCGCGCTGTACAGCCAGGCGCAGCTGACCGATCCGCTCAAACGGGCACTGACCGAGCATAAATTTGACGCAGCCTTTGGCGGCGGCCGGCGCGACGAGGAAAAAGCGCGGGCCAAAGAGCGGGTATTCAGTTTCCGGACCGCGTCCCACCGGTGGGACCCGAAAAACCAGCGGCCAGAGCTGTGGAATCTCTACAACTCCAAGAAAAACAAAGATGAAAGCATCCGCGTCTTTCCGATATCCAACTGGACCGAGCTGGACATCTGGCAGTATATTGCGCTCGAAAAGATTGACATTGTTCCGCTGTATCTTTCGCAGAAACGCCCAACGGTCACGCGCGATGGCCTTATCCTGGTGGTCGACGATGACCGGTTCCGTTTTGAAGCCGGTGAAGAGCCGGTAGAGCGCTCGGTCCGTTTCCGTACGCTTGGCTGTTACCCGCTGACCGGCGCGACCGAGAGCGAGGCGACAGATATGAGCCTGATCATTCAGGAAATGCTGCTGGCTACCGGATCCGAACGGCAGGGCCGCGCGATCGACAAAGGGCAATCCGCTTCGATGGAAGACAAAAAGCAAGAGGGGTATTTCTGA
- the panC gene encoding pantoate--beta-alanine ligase codes for MQSATTLDVLRNKVAKLRTGGQTIGLVPTMGALHDGHLTLIRRAREACDHVVASIFVNPTQFGPGEDLDAYPRQLEHDAAMLEGEGCALLWAPAVEEMYPGGPENFVTSISISDVSAGFCGASRPGHFDGVATVVCKLFNQVQPDMAFFGEKDFQQLAVIRAMARDLDLSLPHVRSIIGVPTVREADGLAMSSRNRYLSEEHRAAAATLPRAMKEAIARIEEGQETAPTLAALEDALLGAGFESVDYADLADAISLEPLDALKDAPARLLVAARIGNTRLIDNMAVG; via the coding sequence GTGCAATCTGCAACCACGCTCGATGTGTTGAGAAATAAGGTCGCGAAATTGCGGACTGGTGGCCAGACGATCGGTTTGGTCCCAACCATGGGTGCGCTGCACGATGGGCATCTCACCCTAATCCGCAGGGCGCGTGAGGCGTGTGACCATGTGGTCGCATCAATCTTTGTAAACCCTACTCAATTCGGGCCGGGCGAAGACCTCGACGCGTATCCGCGCCAATTGGAACACGATGCCGCCATGCTGGAGGGTGAGGGCTGCGCGCTTTTATGGGCTCCGGCGGTCGAGGAAATGTATCCCGGCGGCCCCGAGAATTTTGTCACCAGTATATCCATCAGCGACGTTAGCGCCGGTTTTTGCGGCGCATCGCGTCCGGGGCATTTCGATGGTGTGGCAACGGTTGTCTGCAAACTGTTCAATCAGGTTCAACCAGACATGGCATTTTTCGGCGAAAAGGATTTTCAACAGCTCGCTGTCATCAGAGCCATGGCGCGTGACCTTGATCTTTCGCTGCCGCATGTGCGCTCGATCATTGGCGTGCCAACGGTGCGCGAGGCCGACGGTCTCGCCATGTCGAGCCGCAATCGGTATTTGTCCGAGGAGCACCGCGCGGCGGCCGCCACTCTGCCACGCGCCATGAAAGAGGCAATTGCGCGAATCGAAGAGGGGCAGGAGACCGCGCCAACGCTGGCCGCACTGGAGGATGCCTTGCTCGGGGCCGGCTTTGAAAGCGTCGATTACGCCGATCTGGCAGATGCAATTTCGCTGGAGCCGCTTGATGCCCTGAAGGACGCGCCAGCGCGCCTTTTGGTCGCTGCGAGGATCGGCAATACCCGTCTGATCGACAATATGGCCGTCGGCTAA
- a CDS encoding division plane positioning ATPase MipZ — MAQTAHRIVFANEKGGTGKSTTAVHVAVALSYLGARVTALDLDPRQRTTHRYMENRVATMEKRGIELPTPQCEVFRGRSEQALMLGLERLEKDCDFLIIDNPGRDDPLARTAAENADTLVTPMNDSFVDFDLIGQVDAETFKVKKLSFFAELIWEARMKRSRATAQGQRPEMDWVVVRNRTGHVEARNMARIEQALAEMAKRVGFRVTHGLSERVIYRELFPSGLTLLDKGHLGELGTSHLIARQELRALIKSLNLPEIPRS, encoded by the coding sequence ATGGCTCAAACCGCCCACCGTATTGTCTTTGCGAATGAAAAAGGCGGGACAGGCAAATCAACCACCGCCGTTCATGTGGCCGTGGCACTGTCATATCTGGGAGCGCGCGTGACCGCACTCGATCTGGACCCGCGCCAGCGCACAACGCATCGCTATATGGAAAACCGTGTTGCGACGATGGAAAAGCGCGGCATCGAATTGCCGACTCCGCAATGCGAGGTGTTTCGCGGGCGAAGCGAACAGGCGTTGATGCTCGGCTTGGAGCGGCTTGAAAAGGATTGCGATTTTCTGATCATCGACAATCCGGGACGCGATGATCCCCTTGCCAGAACGGCGGCGGAAAATGCCGATACGCTGGTCACACCAATGAATGACAGCTTCGTTGATTTCGATTTGATCGGTCAGGTCGATGCAGAAACCTTCAAGGTCAAAAAGCTGTCTTTCTTTGCCGAGCTGATCTGGGAGGCGCGGATGAAACGGAGCCGGGCAACCGCTCAGGGCCAGCGCCCCGAGATGGATTGGGTGGTGGTGCGCAACCGCACCGGCCATGTCGAGGCCCGCAACATGGCGCGCATTGAACAGGCGCTGGCCGAAATGGCCAAGCGCGTCGGATTTCGCGTGACCCACGGCCTTTCGGAGCGGGTCATTTACCGCGAACTGTTCCCCTCGGGTCTGACGCTCCTCGATAAAGGGCACCTGGGCGAGCTGGGCACCAGCCACCTGATCGCCCGCCAGGAATTGCGCGCTTTGATCAAGTCGCTCAATCTGCCGGAAATTCCTCGCAGTTAA
- a CDS encoding J domain-containing protein: protein MLRIVIILAIICILFRWAFGKWPWQGLRLGQGLGQGGKATRGQAAVQARKLLGVEHGAGRDEILAAHKRLIAMVHPDKGGSNAAVHEANDARDLLLSELPDRRTDIDHDE, encoded by the coding sequence ATGCTTCGCATTGTCATCATACTCGCCATTATTTGTATTCTGTTCCGCTGGGCTTTTGGCAAATGGCCATGGCAAGGGCTGAGGCTGGGGCAAGGGCTGGGGCAGGGCGGCAAAGCGACCCGCGGTCAGGCCGCGGTTCAGGCGCGCAAGCTGTTGGGCGTAGAACATGGCGCGGGCCGGGACGAAATCCTTGCCGCGCATAAGCGCCTGATCGCAATGGTCCACCCTGATAAAGGCGGGAGCAACGCCGCTGTGCACGAGGCTAATGATGCGCGCGATCTGTTGCTGAGCGAGCTGCCGGATCGCCGCACCGATATCGATCATGATGAATGA
- the pgmG gene encoding phosphoglucomutase/phosphomannomutase PgmG produces MNYNFDPTVLREYDIRGIIGETLGPDDARAIGRSFGTLLGRAGGKTVAVGYDGRVSSPMLEHALVEGLTASGCDVVKIGMGATPMLYYAEASSKEVDGGIQITGSHNPPNYNGFKMVFQGRPFFGADIQKLGELAAAGDWADGAGAVSSRDIMGEYVERMLEGLTGIDPAKLSSLKVGWDAGNGAAGPALEALAAKLPGEHHLLFTEVDGHFPNHHPDPTVEENLADLRTLVAEKNLDFGVAFDGDGDRIGAIDGEGRVIWGDQLLMIYAEDLLTTQGDTYQGATIIADVKASRALFDHVEQHGGKPLMWKTGHSLIKSKMKETGSPLAGEMSGHVFFADTYYGFDDALYAGIRLLAASARLGKSVTELRSAMPDMLNTPEMRFQVDEVRKFPAMAEITERLTTNPDSSVEQVNATDGVRVNTKDGWWLLRASNTQDVLVARAESDTEEGLNRLLAQIDEQLSLSGLERGESVGH; encoded by the coding sequence ATGAATTATAATTTCGACCCGACCGTTCTGCGTGAATACGACATTCGCGGCATCATTGGCGAAACTCTTGGCCCTGATGATGCGCGCGCGATCGGGCGCAGTTTTGGCACCCTTTTGGGGCGTGCTGGCGGAAAGACGGTTGCTGTTGGGTATGATGGCCGCGTCAGCTCACCCATGCTCGAACATGCGCTGGTCGAAGGGCTCACCGCGAGCGGATGCGATGTTGTAAAGATCGGCATGGGGGCAACCCCGATGCTGTATTACGCCGAAGCCTCAAGCAAAGAGGTGGATGGCGGCATTCAGATAACTGGCAGCCACAATCCCCCCAATTACAACGGCTTCAAAATGGTATTTCAGGGGCGACCGTTTTTTGGGGCGGATATCCAGAAGCTCGGGGAGCTCGCTGCTGCGGGTGACTGGGCCGATGGTGCCGGCGCTGTCAGTTCGCGCGATATCATGGGCGAGTATGTCGAGCGTATGCTCGAAGGCCTCACCGGAATTGACCCCGCCAAGCTTTCCAGCCTGAAAGTCGGCTGGGATGCGGGAAATGGGGCTGCTGGTCCCGCGCTCGAGGCTCTTGCCGCAAAACTTCCCGGAGAGCACCATCTGCTTTTTACTGAAGTCGATGGACATTTTCCAAACCACCATCCTGATCCAACTGTTGAAGAGAACCTGGCCGATCTTCGGACGCTCGTCGCGGAGAAGAACCTCGATTTTGGAGTGGCTTTTGATGGTGATGGTGACCGTATCGGCGCGATCGACGGCGAAGGCCGCGTGATCTGGGGCGATCAATTGCTGATGATCTATGCAGAGGATCTTCTGACCACGCAGGGTGATACCTACCAAGGCGCAACGATTATCGCCGATGTTAAGGCGAGCCGGGCGCTGTTCGATCACGTCGAACAGCACGGCGGAAAGCCGCTGATGTGGAAAACAGGCCACTCGCTGATTAAGTCCAAAATGAAGGAAACTGGTTCGCCGCTGGCTGGCGAGATGAGTGGGCACGTCTTTTTTGCCGACACCTATTACGGTTTTGACGATGCACTGTATGCGGGCATCCGCTTGCTCGCGGCATCGGCGCGGCTGGGCAAGTCGGTCACCGAATTGCGCAGCGCCATGCCCGATATGCTCAACACCCCTGAAATGCGTTTTCAGGTTGATGAAGTGCGCAAATTCCCGGCGATGGCCGAAATCACCGAGCGGCTGACAACCAATCCCGATTCCAGCGTGGAGCAAGTGAACGCCACCGATGGCGTGCGGGTCAACACGAAAGACGGCTGGTGGTTGCTGCGCGCATCCAATACGCAGGATGTGCTTGTCGCCCGCGCGGAAAGCGATACGGAAGAGGGGCTAAACCGCTTGCTCGCCCAGATCGATGAGCAGCTGTCTCTGTCCGGCCTTGAGCGCGGGGAGAGCGTTGGTCATTGA
- a CDS encoding DUF2059 domain-containing protein has protein sequence MTRTHTLLCAAAGLALAAPLPALAQEDSAQTEAVETAGESDEAAQMDAMLAGLASMFPVEPLTEDQQSRLPQATRIVSSLIPEGSMGEMMGSMFEEMIEPMMLMGGAPSNATVAKAIGVEPLELAGLDAEQSAELAKMLDPAWEERQARQMEVFPAMMTQMMSAMEPSMRRAMSELYAINFSASELDEIEAFFATETGANFARKSFTMSSDPRVISASMEALPAMMQSIGALEGQLSDLTADLPAPRSFADLSEAEQERVTEMTGFTREEIEAQLEAAQDTDF, from the coding sequence ATGACCCGCACACACACACTGCTTTGCGCTGCCGCCGGCCTGGCGCTGGCCGCTCCGCTGCCCGCTTTGGCACAGGAAGACAGCGCGCAAACTGAGGCTGTCGAGACAGCCGGCGAAAGCGATGAAGCTGCACAGATGGATGCGATGCTGGCGGGTCTTGCCAGCATGTTTCCAGTGGAGCCTCTGACTGAAGATCAGCAGAGCCGCCTGCCGCAGGCGACCCGCATCGTTTCCAGCCTGATCCCTGAGGGAAGCATGGGCGAAATGATGGGTTCGATGTTCGAAGAAATGATCGAACCCATGATGTTGATGGGCGGTGCACCTTCGAATGCGACGGTGGCCAAGGCAATTGGTGTCGAGCCACTCGAACTGGCGGGGCTTGATGCTGAGCAATCGGCTGAACTGGCAAAGATGCTCGATCCCGCATGGGAAGAACGTCAGGCGCGTCAGATGGAGGTTTTTCCTGCAATGATGACCCAGATGATGTCGGCGATGGAACCCAGCATGCGCCGCGCCATGTCAGAGCTTTACGCAATCAATTTCAGCGCCAGCGAGTTGGACGAAATCGAAGCGTTTTTCGCCACTGAAACGGGTGCGAACTTTGCGCGCAAAAGCTTCACCATGTCGAGCGATCCACGGGTAATCTCTGCAAGCATGGAGGCCCTTCCTGCGATGATGCAATCCATCGGCGCGTTGGAAGGGCAGCTTTCCGATTTGACCGCAGATCTGCCAGCGCCGCGATCCTTTGCCGACCTGTCAGAGGCCGAACAAGAGCGCGTCACCGAGATGACCGGGTTTACGCGCGAAGAGATCGAAGCCCAGCTTGAAGCGGCGCAAGATACCGATTTTTGA
- a CDS encoding ligase-associated DNA damage response DEXH box helicase — protein MSQPAPPTLPPEIQAWFDARGWRVRRHQHDMLSKAREGRHALLVADTGAGKTLAGFLPTLCDFASSAGGAVHDGLHTLYVSPLKALAQDVKRNLLTPIEEIGLPIKVETRSGDTPSNRKKRQRERPPHVLLTTPESLSLLLSYPESADLFAGLKRVVIDEVHAFATGKRGDLLALALARLQAISPELQRVALSATLANPLSFQEWLCPQLDDGTGEIRAADLVLGETGAAPEVEILLPIEERVPWGGHAGRWAVGQLYEAIKANRTTLIFTNTRFLAEFIFQCLWEENEDHLPIGVHHGSLSTEARRKVEDAMARGELRALVATASLDLGVDWGDIDLVVQMGAPKGSSRLLQRIGRAGHRLDTASRAVLVPGNRFEFLEAMAAKDAVDEGQRDGEEFRAGGLDVLAQHVMACACAGPFNEDDLLSEIRSSLAYSWVDKTGLQRVLSFVESGGYALRAYDKFRRIVRGKDGVWRLSHPDQAQRHRMNAGIIVDSEMLMVRFKNGRKLGKVEERFAAQLSAGDTFFFAGMSLEVEVIKDMDVVVRAAKKSATIPSYGGLRLPLTTHLSGRVQEMLSDRAGWGRFPDDVREWLEVQDYRSIMPAPGQLLVESFPRAGKHYTTYYTFEGWNANQSLGMLITRRMEDRGLMPGGFVANDYCLAVWGLKPVDDPKPLLSPDILTHEFTEWVTESHLLRRAFREVAVISGLVERQHPGKRKTGKQVTFSTDLIYDVLKKYEPDHVLIEAAWADARARMTDVGRLADLLERSQRELVHIELDRVSPLAVPVMTMIGREAVPQGGVDDELLIEAETLAGEAMRIGPE, from the coding sequence GTGAGCCAGCCCGCCCCTCCCACACTGCCTCCTGAAATACAGGCGTGGTTCGATGCGCGCGGATGGCGCGTGCGCCGGCATCAACACGATATGCTTTCCAAAGCGCGCGAAGGGCGTCACGCTCTGCTGGTCGCTGATACGGGCGCGGGCAAGACGCTTGCCGGGTTCCTGCCGACATTGTGCGATTTTGCGTCATCGGCGGGCGGCGCAGTGCATGATGGGCTGCACACGCTGTATGTTTCGCCTCTGAAAGCGCTGGCGCAGGATGTGAAGCGGAACCTGTTGACCCCGATCGAAGAGATCGGTCTGCCGATAAAGGTTGAAACGCGCAGCGGCGATACGCCTTCCAATCGGAAAAAACGCCAGCGCGAACGGCCTCCGCATGTCTTGCTGACGACACCGGAAAGCCTGTCTCTATTGCTGTCCTATCCCGAGAGCGCTGATCTGTTTGCGGGGCTGAAACGGGTGGTGATTGACGAGGTTCATGCATTTGCCACGGGCAAACGCGGTGATCTGTTGGCGCTCGCACTGGCGCGGTTGCAGGCAATCTCGCCTGAGCTTCAGCGCGTGGCTTTGTCTGCAACGCTGGCGAATCCGCTGAGTTTTCAGGAATGGCTTTGCCCTCAGCTCGATGATGGCACCGGAGAGATCCGCGCGGCCGATCTGGTGCTGGGCGAAACCGGCGCTGCCCCCGAAGTGGAAATCCTGCTGCCGATCGAAGAGCGCGTTCCGTGGGGCGGCCACGCGGGGCGCTGGGCCGTGGGGCAATTATACGAAGCCATCAAAGCCAACCGTACGACGCTGATTTTCACCAACACGCGGTTTTTGGCTGAGTTTATCTTTCAATGCCTGTGGGAGGAAAACGAGGATCACCTGCCGATAGGGGTGCATCACGGCAGTCTTTCGACAGAGGCGCGGCGCAAGGTGGAAGACGCGATGGCTCGGGGCGAGCTGCGCGCATTGGTCGCCACGGCCAGTCTCGATCTGGGTGTGGACTGGGGTGATATTGATCTGGTGGTCCAGATGGGCGCGCCCAAAGGTTCGTCTCGTCTGTTGCAGAGGATCGGGCGCGCCGGACACCGGTTGGACACCGCGAGCCGGGCTGTGCTGGTACCGGGCAACCGGTTCGAATTTCTCGAAGCGATGGCGGCAAAGGATGCCGTCGACGAAGGGCAGCGCGACGGAGAGGAATTTCGCGCTGGAGGTCTGGATGTGTTGGCCCAGCATGTGATGGCCTGCGCGTGCGCAGGGCCGTTTAACGAGGACGATCTGCTATCCGAAATCCGGTCCAGTCTGGCGTATTCCTGGGTCGATAAAACGGGCTTGCAGCGCGTTCTCTCCTTTGTCGAGAGCGGCGGTTATGCGCTTAGGGCGTATGACAAATTCAGGCGGATCGTTCGCGGCAAGGACGGTGTCTGGCGCCTTTCGCATCCTGATCAGGCGCAGCGTCACCGGATGAATGCCGGGATCATCGTCGATAGCGAAATGTTGATGGTGCGGTTTAAAAACGGCCGTAAACTGGGCAAAGTCGAAGAACGATTTGCAGCCCAGCTATCGGCCGGTGATACCTTCTTTTTCGCCGGAATGAGCCTTGAGGTGGAAGTGATCAAGGATATGGATGTGGTCGTGCGCGCGGCAAAGAAAAGCGCGACGATCCCTTCCTATGGCGGGCTGCGATTGCCGCTGACCACGCATTTGTCGGGCCGGGTTCAGGAAATGTTGAGCGACCGTGCCGGGTGGGGCCGGTTTCCCGATGATGTACGCGAATGGCTGGAGGTGCAGGATTATCGCAGCATCATGCCTGCGCCGGGCCAATTGCTGGTCGAGAGTTTCCCGCGGGCGGGCAAGCATTACACGACCTATTATACGTTCGAGGGATGGAACGCGAATCAGTCGCTCGGGATGCTGATCACGCGGCGGATGGAAGACCGCGGCCTGATGCCGGGCGGGTTTGTGGCCAATGATTACTGCCTCGCGGTGTGGGGTTTAAAGCCGGTGGATGATCCTAAACCGCTCCTTTCGCCCGATATCCTGACGCATGAATTCACCGAGTGGGTGACCGAGAGCCACCTGCTCCGCCGCGCGTTTCGCGAAGTTGCCGTTATCAGCGGCCTTGTGGAGCGCCAGCATCCAGGAAAGCGGAAGACTGGCAAGCAAGTGACGTTTTCAACCGACCTGATCTACGATGTGCTCAAGAAATACGAGCCCGATCACGTTCTGATCGAGGCGGCCTGGGCCGATGCGCGCGCACGGATGACGGATGTTGGCAGATTGGCCGATCTGCTCGAACGTTCGCAGCGCGAACTGGTCCACATCGAGCTGGACCGTGTTTCACCGCTGGCGGTGCCTGTGATGACGATGATTGGACGCGAAGCTGTACCTCAGGGCGGGGTTGACGATGAGCTGCTGATCGAGGCGGAAACGCTTGCCGGAGAGGCGATGCGGATCGGGCCGGAATAG
- a CDS encoding ExbD/TolR family protein, with translation MGMAGGKLDGEPMLDMNMTPLIDVLLVLLIMFIITIPVATHSVDIDLPQGNPPPQDVQVDPIKNKLVLTPTDQILWNGNPISQGQLVTLLQESLAFATEPELQFEPEGQASYELSARVLQIIKVSGVTKFGFVGNEKYRVFGK, from the coding sequence ATGGGTATGGCAGGAGGCAAGCTGGACGGCGAGCCAATGCTCGACATGAACATGACTCCGTTGATCGACGTTTTGCTCGTTCTACTGATCATGTTTATCATCACCATTCCGGTGGCAACGCACTCGGTTGATATTGATCTTCCGCAGGGAAACCCACCGCCACAGGATGTTCAGGTTGATCCGATCAAGAACAAGCTTGTTCTGACACCAACCGATCAAATTCTTTGGAATGGTAATCCAATTAGCCAGGGTCAATTGGTGACCTTGCTGCAAGAATCGTTGGCATTTGCGACCGAGCCGGAATTGCAGTTCGAACCTGAAGGTCAGGCAAGCTATGAATTGTCAGCCCGCGTGCTGCAGATCATCAAAGTGTCTGGCGTGACGAAGTTCGGTTTTGTCGGCAACGAAAAGTACCGCGTATTTGGTAAGTAA